One Solanum pennellii chromosome 9, SPENNV200 DNA segment encodes these proteins:
- the LOC107031167 gene encoding auxin-responsive protein IAA13 has translation MKGTLGLMGFGGVTYGVSVDGSICTLSKEDNNGVLLSSEASSSYPDETQLELGLGLSLGASADVALPKAKNGSRGGYAKILTPKKDFHSLGSNSSSSCSSSSAIKPNNASCGTKRTADSISPPRSSVSQVVGWPPIRTYRMNTLVNQTKPPPPEEFSVTNEKCKSKNTIANAGSSKINNFAKEKGLVKASLFVKVNMDGVTIGRKVDLNAHNSYENLARTLDNMFLRPSTTVCARSSNVQELGVMSETTSSSRLLDGSSEFVLTYEDKDGDWMLVGDVPWEMFISSVKRLRIMRTSDANGLGTSPSFMERNGGRPGTKPI, from the exons ATGAAAGGTACTCTTGGTTTAATGGGTTTTGGAGGAGTTACTTATGGGGTTTCAGTTGATGGCTCAATTTGTACTCTGTCAAAGGAAGATAATAATGGGGTGTTGTTATCATCTGAGGCTTCTTCATCATACCCTGATGAGACTCAACTTGAATTGGGTCTTGGACTGAGTCTTGGTGCTTCTGCTGATGTTGCCCTTCCTAAGGCTAAAAATGGTTCAAGGGGTGGTTATGCTAAAATATTGACACCCAAAAAAGATTTCCATTCTTTGGGTTCTAATTCATCATCTTCATGTTCATCTTCTTCTGCTATTAAACCTAATAATGCTTCTTGTGGCACTAAGAGAACTGCTGATTCTATTTCTCCTCCTCGTTCTAGTGTCAG TCAGGTTGTTGGATGGCCTCCTATAAGAACTTATAGGATGAACACCCTGGTTAACCAGACAAAACCACCACCCCCAGAAGAATTTTCTGTGACAAACGAGAAATGCAAAAGTAAAAATACTATCGCTAATGCTGGGAGCAGCAAGATCAACAACTTTGCAAAGGAGAAAGGGCTCGTCAAGGCTTCTCTATTTGTGAAGGTCAATATGGATGGAGTTACAATTGGAAGGAAGGTAGATCTGAATGCACATAATAGCTACGAGAACTTGGCACGAACTCTAGACAACATGTTCTTAAGACCCAGCACGACTGTTTGTGCAAGAT CATCAAACGTACAGGAGCTAGGTGTCATGTCAGAAACAACGTCTTCTTCAAGATTATTAGATGGATCATCTGAATTTGTGCTGACTTATGAAGACAAAGATGGAGACTGGATGCTTGTTGGAGATGTTCCTTGGGA GATGTTTATTAGCTCGGTCAAGAGACTACGAATCATGAGGACATCTGATGCCAATGGACTCGGTACAT CTCCAAGTTTCATGGAAAGAAATGGTGGAAGACCGGGGACTAAGCCTATATAG
- the LOC107031506 gene encoding uncharacterized protein LOC107031506 isoform X1: MLFGLFKNVNGCVLDSPKVVYFLETDTDATLKVKRPCNLGCSGTGFASGTIKLGELEVHKISKFDFVWGCNLSQDWKQGVSFYKPRGVPDGFFSLGHYCQSNNKPLRGFVLVAREVAKPETGEHCSGNPCLPALQNPLDYTLVWSSNDGTEENFDGCGYFWLPQPPEGYKALGFIATTKPVKPELEEVKCVRADLTDECETYRLILKTSSVLSEVLAIWSIRPRHRGMHGKGISIGTFFCSSYWSTGQELNIACLKNFDTSLQAMPNLDQIHAIIRHYGPTLFFHPNEVYLPSSVQWFLDNGAMLYTRGDSVAKPIEPEGSNLPGGGTNDGQCWIDLPSDVRRDIVIFGNLESAKLYVHVKPALGGTFTDLAMWIFCPFNGPATLKVGVVNVSLSKVGQHVGDWEHFTLRVSNFTGELWSIYFSQHSGGEWVDAYDLEFIAGNKAIVYSSKSGHASFPHPGTYIQGSSKLGIGIRNDVARSNLYVDSSTQYEIISAQYLGHEAVSEPCWLQYMREWGPTIIYDSRKELEKIVNRLPIMVRNSVQSIFDKLPMELFKEEGPTGPKEKNNWFGDERW, from the exons ATGTTgttcggactcttcaaaaatgtcaacggGTGCGTGttggattctccaaaagtagtgtattttttgGAGACAGACACGGATGCAACATTGAAAGTGAAGAGACCGTGCAACTTAG GATGTTCAGGTACAGGATTCGCTAGTGGAACAATTAAACTAGGGGAATTGGAGGTTCATAAAATCAGCAAGTTTGACTTTGTCTGGGGTTGTAATCTGTCACAAGATTGGAAACAGGGTGTTAGCTTTTATAAGCCAAGGGGGGTGCCTGATGGATTTTTCAGCCTTGGCCACTACTGCCAATCTAACAACAAGCCTCTACGAGGGTTTGTGCTTGTTGCTCGGGAAGTGGCTAAACCTGAGACAGGAGAGCATTGCAGTGGAAATCCTTGTTTGCCTGCGCTTCAGAATCCCCTTGATTACACGTTAGTCTGGAGCTCTAATGATGGAACtgaagaaaattttgatggatGCGGTTACTTTTGGTTACCTCAACCACCTGAAGGTTATAAAGCCCTGGGGTTCATTGCCACTACTAAGCCTGTTAAACCTGAGTTAGAGGAAGTCAAATGTGTTCGAGCTGACCTCACTGATGAATGTGAAACTTACCGCTTAATACTTAAAACCAGCTCAGTGCTTTCAGAAGTACTGGCAATTTGGAGCATAAGACCGCGGCATAGAGGAATGCATGGTAAAGGTATTTCAATTGGTACCTTTTTCTGCAGTAGCTATTGGAGCACAGGGCAAGAGCTAAACATCGCATGCCTAAAGAACTTCGATACGAGTCTACAAGCAATGCCAAACCTTGATCAGATTCATGCAATCATTAGGCACTATGGTCCTACTTTGTTTTTCCATCCCAACGAGGTCTATCTTCCATCTTCTGTACAATGGTTCCTTGACAATGGCGCAATGCTCTATACAAGAGGCGATTCAGTTGCTAAGCCCATTGAGCCTGAAGGTTCCAATTTACCTGGTGGTGGGACGAACGATGGCCAATGTTGGATTGATTTGCCAAGCGATGTCCGCAGGGATATTGTCATATTTGGAAATTTAGAGAGTGCAAAACTTTATGTTCATGTTAAGCCAGCCTTAGGTGGTACTTTCACGGATCTTGCAATGTGGATTTTTTGCCCCTTCAATGGGCCAGCTACTCTAAAGGTAGGAGTAGTGAATGTTTCTCTAAGCAAAGTCGGTCAGCATGTAGGTGATTGGGAGCATTTCACTCTCCGAGTGAGCAATTTCACAGGAGAGTTGTGGAGTATCTATTTTTCTCAACACAGTGGTGGTGAATGGGTGGATGCTTATGATTTGGAGTTCATTGCAGGGAATAAAGCAATTGTTTATTCATCAAAGAGTGGCCATGCTAGCTTTCCTCATCCTGGAACTTACATTCAAGGATCCTCAAAGCTAGGGATTGGAATTAGAAATGATGTTGCACGTAGTAATCTCTATGTAGATTCAAGTACCCAGTATGAAATTATTTCAGCACAGTATCTCGGACATGAAGCTGTTAGTGAGCCATGTTGGTTACAATACATGAGAGAGTGGGGTCCAACCATTATTTATGACTCAAGAAAGGAGCTTGAGAAAATTGTTAATCGCTTGCCAATAATGGTTCGAAATTCAGTACAGAGTATCTTTGATAAGCTGCCAATGGAACTGTTCAAGGAGGAAGGCCCTACTGGGCCAAAGGAGAAGAACAATTGGTTTGGAGACGAAAGATGGTAG
- the LOC107031506 gene encoding uncharacterized protein LOC107031506 isoform X3, whose product MFGCKCFRWSKISDLSSREPDTFLLPEPIPQWPQGTGFASGTIKLGELEVHKISKFDFVWGCNLSQDWKQGVSFYKPRGVPDGFFSLGHYCQSNNKPLRGFVLVAREVAKPETGEHCSGNPCLPALQNPLDYTLVWSSNDGTEENFDGCGYFWLPQPPEGYKALGFIATTKPVKPELEEVKCVRADLTDECETYRLILKTSSVLSEVLAIWSIRPRHRGMHGKGISIGTFFCSSYWSTGQELNIACLKNFDTSLQAMPNLDQIHAIIRHYGPTLFFHPNEVYLPSSVQWFLDNGAMLYTRGDSVAKPIEPEGSNLPGGGTNDGQCWIDLPSDVRRDIVIFGNLESAKLYVHVKPALGGTFTDLAMWIFCPFNGPATLKVGVVNVSLSKVGQHVGDWEHFTLRVSNFTGELWSIYFSQHSGGEWVDAYDLEFIAGNKAIVYSSKSGHASFPHPGTYIQGSSKLGIGIRNDVARSNLYVDSSTQYEIISAQYLGHEAVSEPCWLQYMREWGPTIIYDSRKELEKIVNRLPIMVRNSVQSIFDKLPMELFKEEGPTGPKEKNNWFGDERW is encoded by the exons atgttTGGATGCAAATGCTTCCGTTGGAGTAAAATTTCAGATCTTTCTTCCCGAGAACCTGATACTTTTCTCCTCCCAGAACCCATCCCTCAATGGCCTCAAG GTACAGGATTCGCTAGTGGAACAATTAAACTAGGGGAATTGGAGGTTCATAAAATCAGCAAGTTTGACTTTGTCTGGGGTTGTAATCTGTCACAAGATTGGAAACAGGGTGTTAGCTTTTATAAGCCAAGGGGGGTGCCTGATGGATTTTTCAGCCTTGGCCACTACTGCCAATCTAACAACAAGCCTCTACGAGGGTTTGTGCTTGTTGCTCGGGAAGTGGCTAAACCTGAGACAGGAGAGCATTGCAGTGGAAATCCTTGTTTGCCTGCGCTTCAGAATCCCCTTGATTACACGTTAGTCTGGAGCTCTAATGATGGAACtgaagaaaattttgatggatGCGGTTACTTTTGGTTACCTCAACCACCTGAAGGTTATAAAGCCCTGGGGTTCATTGCCACTACTAAGCCTGTTAAACCTGAGTTAGAGGAAGTCAAATGTGTTCGAGCTGACCTCACTGATGAATGTGAAACTTACCGCTTAATACTTAAAACCAGCTCAGTGCTTTCAGAAGTACTGGCAATTTGGAGCATAAGACCGCGGCATAGAGGAATGCATGGTAAAGGTATTTCAATTGGTACCTTTTTCTGCAGTAGCTATTGGAGCACAGGGCAAGAGCTAAACATCGCATGCCTAAAGAACTTCGATACGAGTCTACAAGCAATGCCAAACCTTGATCAGATTCATGCAATCATTAGGCACTATGGTCCTACTTTGTTTTTCCATCCCAACGAGGTCTATCTTCCATCTTCTGTACAATGGTTCCTTGACAATGGCGCAATGCTCTATACAAGAGGCGATTCAGTTGCTAAGCCCATTGAGCCTGAAGGTTCCAATTTACCTGGTGGTGGGACGAACGATGGCCAATGTTGGATTGATTTGCCAAGCGATGTCCGCAGGGATATTGTCATATTTGGAAATTTAGAGAGTGCAAAACTTTATGTTCATGTTAAGCCAGCCTTAGGTGGTACTTTCACGGATCTTGCAATGTGGATTTTTTGCCCCTTCAATGGGCCAGCTACTCTAAAGGTAGGAGTAGTGAATGTTTCTCTAAGCAAAGTCGGTCAGCATGTAGGTGATTGGGAGCATTTCACTCTCCGAGTGAGCAATTTCACAGGAGAGTTGTGGAGTATCTATTTTTCTCAACACAGTGGTGGTGAATGGGTGGATGCTTATGATTTGGAGTTCATTGCAGGGAATAAAGCAATTGTTTATTCATCAAAGAGTGGCCATGCTAGCTTTCCTCATCCTGGAACTTACATTCAAGGATCCTCAAAGCTAGGGATTGGAATTAGAAATGATGTTGCACGTAGTAATCTCTATGTAGATTCAAGTACCCAGTATGAAATTATTTCAGCACAGTATCTCGGACATGAAGCTGTTAGTGAGCCATGTTGGTTACAATACATGAGAGAGTGGGGTCCAACCATTATTTATGACTCAAGAAAGGAGCTTGAGAAAATTGTTAATCGCTTGCCAATAATGGTTCGAAATTCAGTACAGAGTATCTTTGATAAGCTGCCAATGGAACTGTTCAAGGAGGAAGGCCCTACTGGGCCAAAGGAGAAGAACAATTGGTTTGGAGACGAAAGATGGTAG
- the LOC107031506 gene encoding uncharacterized protein LOC107031506 isoform X2 — protein MFGCKCFRWSKISDLSSREPDTFLLPEPIPQWPQGCSGTGFASGTIKLGELEVHKISKFDFVWGCNLSQDWKQGVSFYKPRGVPDGFFSLGHYCQSNNKPLRGFVLVAREVAKPETGEHCSGNPCLPALQNPLDYTLVWSSNDGTEENFDGCGYFWLPQPPEGYKALGFIATTKPVKPELEEVKCVRADLTDECETYRLILKTSSVLSEVLAIWSIRPRHRGMHGKGISIGTFFCSSYWSTGQELNIACLKNFDTSLQAMPNLDQIHAIIRHYGPTLFFHPNEVYLPSSVQWFLDNGAMLYTRGDSVAKPIEPEGSNLPGGGTNDGQCWIDLPSDVRRDIVIFGNLESAKLYVHVKPALGGTFTDLAMWIFCPFNGPATLKVGVVNVSLSKVGQHVGDWEHFTLRVSNFTGELWSIYFSQHSGGEWVDAYDLEFIAGNKAIVYSSKSGHASFPHPGTYIQGSSKLGIGIRNDVARSNLYVDSSTQYEIISAQYLGHEAVSEPCWLQYMREWGPTIIYDSRKELEKIVNRLPIMVRNSVQSIFDKLPMELFKEEGPTGPKEKNNWFGDERW, from the exons atgttTGGATGCAAATGCTTCCGTTGGAGTAAAATTTCAGATCTTTCTTCCCGAGAACCTGATACTTTTCTCCTCCCAGAACCCATCCCTCAATGGCCTCAAG GATGTTCAGGTACAGGATTCGCTAGTGGAACAATTAAACTAGGGGAATTGGAGGTTCATAAAATCAGCAAGTTTGACTTTGTCTGGGGTTGTAATCTGTCACAAGATTGGAAACAGGGTGTTAGCTTTTATAAGCCAAGGGGGGTGCCTGATGGATTTTTCAGCCTTGGCCACTACTGCCAATCTAACAACAAGCCTCTACGAGGGTTTGTGCTTGTTGCTCGGGAAGTGGCTAAACCTGAGACAGGAGAGCATTGCAGTGGAAATCCTTGTTTGCCTGCGCTTCAGAATCCCCTTGATTACACGTTAGTCTGGAGCTCTAATGATGGAACtgaagaaaattttgatggatGCGGTTACTTTTGGTTACCTCAACCACCTGAAGGTTATAAAGCCCTGGGGTTCATTGCCACTACTAAGCCTGTTAAACCTGAGTTAGAGGAAGTCAAATGTGTTCGAGCTGACCTCACTGATGAATGTGAAACTTACCGCTTAATACTTAAAACCAGCTCAGTGCTTTCAGAAGTACTGGCAATTTGGAGCATAAGACCGCGGCATAGAGGAATGCATGGTAAAGGTATTTCAATTGGTACCTTTTTCTGCAGTAGCTATTGGAGCACAGGGCAAGAGCTAAACATCGCATGCCTAAAGAACTTCGATACGAGTCTACAAGCAATGCCAAACCTTGATCAGATTCATGCAATCATTAGGCACTATGGTCCTACTTTGTTTTTCCATCCCAACGAGGTCTATCTTCCATCTTCTGTACAATGGTTCCTTGACAATGGCGCAATGCTCTATACAAGAGGCGATTCAGTTGCTAAGCCCATTGAGCCTGAAGGTTCCAATTTACCTGGTGGTGGGACGAACGATGGCCAATGTTGGATTGATTTGCCAAGCGATGTCCGCAGGGATATTGTCATATTTGGAAATTTAGAGAGTGCAAAACTTTATGTTCATGTTAAGCCAGCCTTAGGTGGTACTTTCACGGATCTTGCAATGTGGATTTTTTGCCCCTTCAATGGGCCAGCTACTCTAAAGGTAGGAGTAGTGAATGTTTCTCTAAGCAAAGTCGGTCAGCATGTAGGTGATTGGGAGCATTTCACTCTCCGAGTGAGCAATTTCACAGGAGAGTTGTGGAGTATCTATTTTTCTCAACACAGTGGTGGTGAATGGGTGGATGCTTATGATTTGGAGTTCATTGCAGGGAATAAAGCAATTGTTTATTCATCAAAGAGTGGCCATGCTAGCTTTCCTCATCCTGGAACTTACATTCAAGGATCCTCAAAGCTAGGGATTGGAATTAGAAATGATGTTGCACGTAGTAATCTCTATGTAGATTCAAGTACCCAGTATGAAATTATTTCAGCACAGTATCTCGGACATGAAGCTGTTAGTGAGCCATGTTGGTTACAATACATGAGAGAGTGGGGTCCAACCATTATTTATGACTCAAGAAAGGAGCTTGAGAAAATTGTTAATCGCTTGCCAATAATGGTTCGAAATTCAGTACAGAGTATCTTTGATAAGCTGCCAATGGAACTGTTCAAGGAGGAAGGCCCTACTGGGCCAAAGGAGAAGAACAATTGGTTTGGAGACGAAAGATGGTAG